The DNA segment CGCCCCGCGGGCTTGCCGATGGTTTCGCCGTCGGCCACCACGTCCAACAGGTCGTCGATGACCTGGAAGGCCATGCCCACCGAACGGCCGAAGTGCCACAGCCGCTTGGCCTGGTCCGGCGAGGCGCCCCCCGCGAGCGCGCCAGCCTGGCAGCAGGCGGCGAAGAAGAGAGCTGTCTTGCGCTCGATGCGGTCGAAGTAGTCTCGTTCCTCCTGCTCCGGGTCGGCCGCCCGTGCGTTCTGGATGATCTCCCCCTCGCACATGCGGTAGACCATCTCGGACATGATCTGCACGATCTCCGGCCGGCTCTCGCGCGTGAGCATCACCAGCGCGCGGGCCAACAGCGCGTCGCCGGAGAGGACCGCGTTCACGTTGCCCCACAGCCGGCCGGCGGTGGGGCGACCGCGGCGCGTGTCGGCTTCGTCGATGACGTCGTCGTGCACGAGGGTGGCCATGTGGATCATCTCGGAGGCGGCGGCCACGGGGATGGCTGGCTCCAGGTCCTCGCCGAAAAGGCGGGCCGAGAGCAGGACCAGGAGCGGTCGCACCCGCTTGCCACCACCCTGCACCAGGTGCAGCGCGATCGCGCGCGCCTCGGGCGGTGCGTCGTCGAAGGCCGCGAGGAGCCGCGCCTCCGCTTTCTCCATGGGTTCGTACACCAAGCCCGCAATCTCGCGGTAGAGGGCCGATTCCGCTGCCTTCCGGCCCGTGCCGCCGGCTCCGGTGCCGCTAACCTTCGAGGTAGTAGGCAAGACGCTCCAACTCCAGGCTCAGGTCTGTGTGCGCGAGGTAGACGTGCTCCGGCACGTTCACGTGGACCGGCGCGAAGTTCAGGATGGCCCGTACACCCGCCCGTACGCACCGGTCCACGGTCTCCTGGGCGGCGGCAGCGGGCACGGCCACCACGGCCATCCGGATGCCGTGGCGTTCCAGGACTTCCTCCAGCTGGTCCGCGGGCTGGATCACCAGGTCACCCACCTGCTCCCCGTACTTCTCGGGGTCCGCGTCGAAGAGCGCAGCCACCCGCAGCCGGAAGTGGGGATCGCGGCGGTAGCGGTCCATGTTGAACCGCGCGAGTGCGTGCCCCAACGCCCCCATGCCGATGATGCCCAGATCCACCACCCGGTCGAGGTTCAGGATGCGCAGGAGCTCGTCCCGCAGGTAGGCGACCTCGTAGCCCACGCCCTGCTTGCCGAACTCGCCGAACCACGCCAGGTCCTTCCGGACCAGGGCCGGGCTCACCCCGGCACGGTCGCCCAGTTCCTGCGAGGACATGAGCCGCTTCTCGCCGTCCCGGCTCGCCTCGTCCAAGACCCTGAGGT comes from the Limnochorda pilosa genome and includes:
- a CDS encoding polyprenyl synthetase family protein, with the protein product MPTTSKVSGTGAGGTGRKAAESALYREIAGLVYEPMEKAEARLLAAFDDAPPEARAIALHLVQGGGKRVRPLLVLLSARLFGEDLEPAIPVAAASEMIHMATLVHDDVIDEADTRRGRPTAGRLWGNVNAVLSGDALLARALVMLTRESRPEIVQIMSEMVYRMCEGEIIQNARAADPEQEERDYFDRIERKTALFFAACCQAGALAGGASPDQAKRLWHFGRSVGMAFQVIDDLLDVVADGETIGKPAGRDLAEGVITLPILYLLKHPHHRRAVRPLLDGGIPGTGEIQTILRLVRENGATEYTYQTALRFAGEAKDWLDELPATPLRQVLASVADFSVERRV
- a CDS encoding redox-sensing transcriptional repressor Rex, producing MRWNKISDAVVRRLPLYLRVLDEASRDGEKRLMSSQELGDRAGVSPALVRKDLAWFGEFGKQGVGYEVAYLRDELLRILNLDRVVDLGIIGMGALGHALARFNMDRYRRDPHFRLRVAALFDADPEKYGEQVGDLVIQPADQLEEVLERHGIRMAVVAVPAAAAQETVDRCVRAGVRAILNFAPVHVNVPEHVYLAHTDLSLELERLAYYLEG